The DNA window GTGGAAAAACTCTTCGGCGATCTCGAGCCCCAGGGCAGGATGGCGCAGGTCCTGGTCGTTATCGAGAATCCCACCGGCATTCGCGATGTAGCCGATACAATCCAGACATTCCAGCCTCTTCTGGTCGATGCTTTCGTGGAAGTTTACATCCGAGGTCCCCACCGTGGAGGGCTCTACGCCCTCCCCCGCGAGGCGTTACGGGATAATGAAAATGTTTTTCTCTTCGGCACCGACAGCACACTTCTTGTTGTCAAGCCCACAATCTTCTGGCGTGCACCGGATACGATCTATATCGACCAGGGACTCAACCCCGGCGACAACGTCATAACAAGCACTATCGCCACGCCAATCGAAGGCATGGATCTGCGGCTCTTGCAATCCCTCAACGATACACTTCAGGCGGACCTGGAACAAAGGGAAGGGCTATGAACAACAACAATGGGGAGCGGAAGCACGGCCCCCTGGCCTACATGGCAAAAAACAGCGTTGCCGCAAACCTGATCTTGGGCATCATGGTAGTGGGAGGCTTACTCATTTTCCCCCGGATCAAACAGGAAGTCTTTCCCGAAGTTACGCTCGATCAAGTATTGATTACTGTACCTTACCCCAGCGCCAGTCCCGAAGAAGTGGAGCAGGGGATTATCCTTGCGGTCGAGGAGGCGGTGCGGGGTATCGATGGTGTTAAGGAGGTCCGCGCGACCGCATCCGAGGGAGTGGCGCAGGTCAGCGCCGAATTATACTCAGCCGCCCCCGAGGACCGAACCCTCAACGATATCCAGAGTGCAGTAGACCGTATCACCTCATTCCCCCGTGATGCCGAAGAACCGACAATCAGGCTCCTCTCCCCCCGCAGGGAGGTGGTGACGGTTATTCTCTACGGCGATATCCCGCCCGATAAGCTTCGTTCGGTAGCCGAAATAGTCAAAGAAGAGCTTTTGAACACGCCCAATATTACCCAGGTGGAAATAGAAGGGATCCCTTCACCGCAAATCAGTGTTGAAGTGCCGCTCGAAAACCTCCGGCGCCATAACCTTACCCTTCAGCAGATAGCCACCGTTATCGGTAATGCCTCGGTGGAAGTACCCGGTGGCGCAATCGAAACCCCCGGCGGTGAAATACTCCTCAGAACAACCGAACGGCGAAAGACGGTAGAAGAGTTTGAGAATATCGCAATTATCGCCGGTGAATCCGGCAGCAGGATTACGGTCGGTGACCTCGGCCGCGTGTATGAAGATTATACAGTCCAGGACATGAAGGCATTCTTCAACGGTCAACGAGCTGTACAGATTGTCGCCTATCGCGTTGGTGAAGAAACGCCCATTGAAGTCTCCCGCGCGGTGCATGAGTATGTGGAACAAAAAAGAAAGCACCTACCGGATCAACTGGGAGTGGCAATCTGGGATGACGCTTCGGAGATTTTCGAAGATCGAATCAGACTTCTTTTAAAAAACGGCCTCTTCGGACTCATCTTTGTTCTGATAATATTAGGGATGTTTCTTAAAATCCACCACGCCTTCTGGGTGACTGTCGGCATGGCAGCTTCATTCTGCGGCTCCTTTCTTTTCATGCCCCTTTTAGGCGTATCGATCAACATGATTTCACTCTTTGCTTTCATTCTGGTACTGGGTATTGTCGTTGACGACGCCATTGTTGTGGGAGAAGCTGTTTACAACAGGCAGCAAAGCGGGGCTCCGGCAATACAGGCCGCTATCGACGGCGTACGGGAAGTCGCTACCCCGGTGGTGTTTTCTGTACTAACAACAGTAATCGCTTTCGGCCCCCTGCTTTTCATACCCGGTGTCATGGGTAAGTTATTCAGTAACATCCCCCTGATCGTGATCCCGATCCTGCTGCTTTCACTTTTCGAATCTCTGTTTATCCTTCCTGCCCATCTTGCTCATCACAAGCAGAAACCCCGTAAAGGCATCATAGCCCGGTTGAACCGCGGGCAGGAGAAAATATCCCGGCGTCTCGAACGATTTATCAACAACTGGTATGAGCCGAAACTCCGGAAGCTTATTGACAACAGGGCCATTACCCTTGCAGCGGCCCTGGCTATTCTTATTATCGCTCTGGGACTTGTTGGAGGCGGAATCATACAGTTCATGTTTTTTCCAAAAATCGAAGGCGATGTTGTTGTAGCGACTATCGAACTACCCTTCGGCTCTACACTGGAGCAGACTCAGGGGGTCATGGACCGGGTTATCGAGGCAGCCCGGGAGGTCCGCCGGTCGATTGAAAAGGAAGCGGGTGAAGAGATTGTGACCGGCATTTTTTCCGAAGCCGGCGGGTTACGTGATGTTGGTGGTCCGATGGGTGAAATGCGACGAGGCGCAGCGCATCAGGGATTTATAACGGTCCAGCTGGTATCCGCGGGAGAGCGGGATATCTCCTCCAGAGAATTTTCTCGGCGGTGGCGCCGCGCAACAGGAGAAATTCCAGGAGTGGAGCGCCTGGCTTTCGATTACAGTATTGGTCCCTCGGGCGGGGCGGCACTCGCCGTGGAACTCTCCCATTCGAATATCGACCTTCTGAAACAAGCAGCCGAACGACTTGCTGCACGTATAGGAGACTATGCCGGCGTTTTTGATATCGACGACGGTTTCCGGCTTGGAAAACGGCAGCTCGATTTCAAGCTCCGTCCGGGAGCCCGGGCACTAAACATTACCGAAGGCGAATTGGCCCGTCAATTGCGCAATGCCTGGTTCGGCGCCGAAGCCACCCGTCAGCAACGGGGCCGTGAAGAACTCCGGGTCTATGTCCGCCTGCCCGAAAAACAGCGGACATCGGAATTCTACCTCGAACAAATGATAATCCAGACCGCACAAGGCGGTGAAATACCACTCGAACTGGCAGCCTATATCATACCGGGCCGCTCCTTTACCGCTATCAATAGGAAAAACGGACGGCGTATCGTGGAAGTTACCGCTGATGTCAATACCGGAGTGACCAATGCCAATCAGGTATTCGACGACCTGGCGGAATCTGCGCTTCCCGCACTCCAACAGGAATTCCCCGGCCTGAGCTGGGAGCGGGCAGGACAGCAGGAAGAGATGACCGAATCCTTCAGCGCCCTGCGGGTCGGCATGGCAATCGCGTTGCTGATCATGTACGGCCTGATGGCCATGGTGTTTCAAAGCTATATCCAGCCCCTGATTGTCATGGCGGCAATCCCCTTCGGGGTGGTCGGCGCATTCTTGGGCCACCTGATCATGGGCTATCAACTCAGCCTGGTGAGTATGCTCGGAATCGTCGCCCTGGCCGGGGTGGTAGTCAACGACTCCCTGGTGCTTATCACCGTAATCAACGATCACCGCATCGAAGGCATGGAGCCCAGGGACGCCGTGATTAATGGAGGAAAGCGCCGTTTCCGCCCGGTCCTCCTCACATCCTTAACAACATTCTTCGGCCTGGCCCCCATGATTTTCGAGACCTCCCTCCAGGCCCGGTTCCTCATCCCCATGGCCCTCAGCCTGGGTTTCGGCGTGCTCTTCGTCACGTCAATCGCCCTTGTTATTGTTCCGGCTGGGTATATGGCAATAGAGGATATCAAACGATTAGTTGTTAAGTAAATAGCGCACAGGGAAAGGACTGCCGTTGCTATATCAAACACTTACAACAAAACTCCATCACTCGGGTACTCCATCACTCCGTTCAGAAAAGTATTTGCAAAAGGCTTTTCTGAACAGGCACTAAATACCACAAGGCATCTCCCCCCATACCGTAGCCCGACTGTGAAGGAGGGCTTATGGGACGAGCAAAAGCATAATCACATCCATTTCTGCAAAGCAGACGACGTTTTCTGTTAGAAAACACTAATCTAATTGCCATAGTGAAAAATGGCGGCATAAGGCATATATTCTAAAATGAAAGAGAAACAAGCGATTCAACTTTAACAGGGATAGGTTTTATGACTATACAATCCAAATTTAAGTGTTCATTGATTGTTTTGCCAATTTTTGTATTAATTTTTGGGTTTTCATCATCTGCATTCCTGAGCACCCGACAAACTCGCGGAATATATTGGGATGGAGCAGTCGAAATGAAAAAATTTACTCGCCGGGTAACTGTTCACCCCTATTTCCTTGATATTGAAGAAGATATAGAAATAGCGCCTTTTAACTGGAGACCCCCTTCCGACAATTTAAATACACTTGAAATATACGGCCAATTCACTTTGCCGGCACAATCAGTAATCACCGGTATTCTTATCTGGTATGAAGGGAAAATTCTTAAGGGCAAAATTAAGGGAAAAGAAACTGCACGAAAACAGTACGAAGATGTTGTAGATAGAGAGACTGCACCACCCCCACGACCGCGGGATCCAATCCTCATAGAAAAAATCAGCTCCAGCGGTAATATCGATCGATATAATCTCTCAATCTACCCGGTGGAATGGGGTAAATCCCGAAAAATCCGTATTCGATACCTCTGTCCTCAACGATACATAAATAATGATCTGATGATGCAAATACCTTCATCGATAACAACAGAAGTATCCAAATATCCTCAGGAAATATCACAGACAATTCGTGCTTACGGAAACATTGAACGGATTAATATCATTTCACCTCGGGATACCATATCGACCTCCTTGCCTGTTTCACTTGATGATATTTACAATAGATACAAGTTGGCTTCCACCTATATTCAGATAGCCGAAAGCCAAAAATCGATGATGGTCAAAACCTCATTTGATGACGGGAACTGGAAGGGAAATTATTTGATGTACTGGGGAGCGCCGCCGGAAAGTCTTTTAATTAAAGCAGGGCTTAAACGAGAAATAGTTTTTCTCTGGAAATGGAATTTCCAGCATTCTTTTGTCTATAACGATAATTCTCAAAAAAGCATTTCACCTTACGGCATAGAGGTAATCAACCAGGCACGACGAATTTACAATTCAAATATCGAGATCGCCGACGCCGGCGACAAAGTCGGGTTGCTTTTGGAAAAAGGGAATCCAGATATTAACAAGATGTTTCCGCTCTCGAATAAAAACACTGCAATATTTGATAGTTTACAGGATTTTCTTTCATCCATCGATTCGACCTATCTTTTATCACATATCAGAGGCGCCGCCCCTCCTGTTAAAATCAGAATCGATGAAAATGAGCGTGAGAATTTTTTTAGAAAAAACACTGAAGCATTTGACATTTCTTTAAAATTAATCTGCAGCCTCTTTTCTGATCATGAAAAAATACTCAAACACATTGTATTTATTTCTGCCGGACCTGTTCCTGAAATGCCCAATCTCGAAGATTATTACATGAATAGTGACAGCGTCCTGAGCGATAGCATATCGGTTTCTGCTTATGGATCATCACCGCGGTACCCAACCGGATACTGGCCCGGTGTGCCGATGCATAAAATTATTGAGAACCATGCGTTAATGACCGAGGGTACCTACAGCAATGATTTCTGGATTCCGGAAAAAAGGCAGGCACATTTTTCAGCAACGGTTAAAAGCGAAAAAAACAGCTATGAAACAAATCTTATTGAAATACAAAACAGATATTCAGGTTGTAATTATTATTATTGCAGCAAGAATTATTATGATACCTTGAGTGTTGACACAATGTTTTTTGCTGGCCATTCGGTAACAGATTGGCATGATGCAATCGATTGGAAGGCTTTTGACACTCAGAATAATGAATTGGCAACCTACAGCGAAATTCCATTCACAATTAATTCACCCTCCGATACTTTCTGCGCAAAACTCTGGGCAGGAACAAATCATCCCGTTTCGGATACGACGTACATTTTAAATAGGGGGGCGCGCTATGGTATTATTGACGAACAATACTCCTTGTTAGCATTGGAACAGGATACTGTGAGCGCTGATCAAAAAGCACTCTTGGAAAACGAAGAACTTCCTTTTCTCTCCAATGATGAAATTTTTCTTCCTGATCTTACCGAGGAAAATCCCTCAACTTCAATTTCGGCAAAGGCACAATCCATACATATACATTCATTCGCATTTATTACTTACTGCAACGGTTCGTTTAAGCTATTGATACCGAGCAAAGAAAAGGTAAAAAGCGTAAAAATATATGATCTTAAAGGAAGACTCGTCCATCAGTTAAGTATTAATGATTTCAATTCAATAAATATTATTACTTTTCAAAACCATGGGATTTTAGGCATGGGTATGTATGCCGTTGTTGTAGAAACTGATTTAAACCGCTATGTGAAAAACTTTCAAATCATTTAAATTAGAAGGATATTTTATTATGAGTATAAAATATTTTATTATTGCCCCACTGGTATTTGCCTTTCTTTTGTTGCCTGCTAATGCTGAATACGCAATGACTCAATTGGATACAATCGTTCCACCGGGATTAAACCTGTGTGATTCAATTGCTCGATTTTCTTCTTCGGTTCGATATCCAGGCTACCGTAATGATTCTTCTGTTCTGAATATTGCAACAGGCTTCTTAAAAAATCATAATAACAGTCCCAATTATGTATGGCACCCTCCTACGATGTATGATAATGTTAGCGGCATTTTTAGTTCTTTAGAACCATTTATTGCCGCAGAAAAATCATTTGGAAATACCAAATCAGGGATTTATCTCGGGAATTTCCATACTAATAAAGCACTTCGAAACGCTCTGCATTCCCGGGATTCCATTTATAAGTTTGCTTCTAATAAAAAGAACAACTATATACGTTCAGATTTTGGATTTGAGCTCTCTCCCTTTAATATCCAATATACGCCGCACAGGAAAATCGCTGTTTCAATTACACCGGCACTAAGCAAAGAACTTGTTGCAAGCGGCTTTGAAATCAATTACAGGTTCTAATTAATTAAACATTGGAGTTGTGACTTTTCCGGTTTTATTATCATAAGGCAGGAAATATTTGATCTTTAGCAGCAACCGTACAGTATTTATTCGGTAGTACTGTATCCCAAAAATTCCCGCCCAAACCATTCTTCCTATGCGCCACAGGGCGCATAGCTATTAAAAAGCATTTTCAACGTGGGGTTCAAGGGGTGGAAACCCCTTCCATATTATTACATGTATATCAAGCCTCATCCCCATTCATAATTCAGTTTACTCTCTGCAATAGTGGTCTATAAATTGCTAAAGAGTATTTATATCAGCATAACGGTATAAGCAGGAATATGAGCATAAGCAAAAACGATTATTTATCACCATGGAAATTATCGTATGTCATTTTTATCTTTTATTGAAGCGCAGATTAAATTGGCTCCTTTCCTGGGCTCCGCTACGATTATTCGATCAAATGCTCAACTTCGACTGCCTCCCAAAGCAGTTATTTTGACCTTTGATGACGGCCCGAATAGCGAAAACTCAACCACCGAGCGGCTGCTATCTACATTAAAAAAGCACAATATTAAGGCACACTTTTCATTAATCGGCAAGAACATGGATACGGTTATTAGAAGGAATATTGATGGTATTATTTATCAGAATGGCGGAATCATCGTCCTTCATGATGGAAAAGTCTTTCGGAATAAAGATTCTCGTCCGAAATACAACCGGAGCTGGATTCCCGATGCTACCGAAAGCATAATCTGCATTCTGCAAAGCTGGGGATTTTATTTTATGCGCTTTGTTGATATAGTGTAAAATAAGGGGAATAACCCCTTCAATATTTATTTTTTCACGAACTCACCACCACCATATTCCTCCCCTCCCGCTTGGCTTTATACAAGGCGACATCGGCCTTTTTAACCAGGGCATCGGAGGAGGTAATACCGTTGCCGCAGGAGGCAACACCGATACTGATAGTAATAGAGGGGTGATTACTTAAATTTTCTTCCACCCGCTCACGGAGCCGTCGGGCCAGGGCTGCGGCATGAAGGATATCGGTTGAGGGAAGGATAACCACAAATTCTTCTCCTCCATACCGGCAGCAGGTATCACATTCCCGGGTCTCGGCATCGAGGAATCGCCCCAGTTTACACAAGACAATATCTCCCTCTGGATGACCGTACTGATCGTTCAATTGCTTGAAATTGTCAATATCAATCATCATCAATGAAACGGTATCACCATAGCGGTCATACCGTTTCATTTCGATATCGAGGCGCTGAAAACAATACGAATGATTGTAAAGCCCCGTAAGTCCATCGTGACTGGAAAGCCGTACGAAATCTCTAAACTGTTGTTCGCTGACAAATGTGGCGGAGCCGACCAAATTAGAGACGTTGGAGAGATAGTCGAGTGCTGCGACTGTAATTTTAATATTCCTGCGGACCAGTGTCGACATCTCGTATTTATGTCGCAGAATTCTGTACCAGAGATCTTTTGCCGTCTCGGGCCGGAATACCTGGTGAGTAACCGCATAGAGAAGTTCGGAGAAAAAGACTATCCCCTGTTCATCCCGTTTTCGCTCGATCTCCGCCATTTCATCATGATTAAGTTCACGATCGCCTGCAAATGCCGACACAATATCCACGGAGAGCGGCTTTTCTTCGAGAAGCTCGAACATCAGCTCTTCATCATCCGGTACTCGTGCCGACCCGTTGATGTTTTCAGCGCTTATCATCATCATTATTCCTTCCTTTAAACGGCATGTCCCATTTTCAAATCGAGTATCATTCACATAATCTCATACCGTTCCTGCTTCGTGATACCATGTGTCAACATTTCCTTTTTTCCTGTTTTCACAAACCGGAGCGATCAAAAAAGTTATTTCCTTGATAAGCCTCGAGGTAGACATCCGCGGCATGAAAATCGATACTGCGGGCCTGCCCCGTGCTTATCATCCTTACCGTGCAGGTGCATGCGCTTCCGGCGCTCGTCCTGCAGCAGGAGCCTTATGGAGTACTTCACCATACAAACCACCCACGATCATGCCGTAAATGACATGGAGAACGATAAAGGCGACAACTCCAACAGTTCCCAGATTGGACATGAATATTCCCGGCGCATTCATTGTTCCGGGGACCATCGGATGGAGTGCCGGTATCACGCCCAAAAGCAGCCCGCCGAGAATAATATGAATTCCCGAAAGTGCAGCCCCGGTCCAGGTACCCGCATGATGAACGGCATGCTCAAATGCCCATCCATAACCCAGAGCAATGAGCCCGGAGATGACCAGGTGAACGATAAATCCAACGATCCATGTACCGACACTCGGCTCAAGTCCGAACAGGGTACCAAGCAACATACTCAAATTTACCGGGATATCAATGGCACGTACTATAGCCAGGATGATGGTCATTACCAAACCACCCAGGACTCCAGCATAAATTGCTTTACTCCATTTCATGGAGACCTCCCTTCGTTTAGTTTACAATAATGCCTGCATATTAGTGCCTGCATACTATCATTAAAGCAATTGATGTGCCAATCGTGCCGGAAATCATTACATCTCCTGAGTATCACCGAATAACCGGGACATCAACCGATAAATGAATCATTCCATCCTTTTCATCGTTGAGTGGCACACCATAGTCCAACCCGACCGTGCCCATGGCCAGGGTTACCCGTATCCCAGCTCCGACACCCCACTGCATATCGCCGGGAGAAAAAGAATCGACTTTGGGCCAGACATAGCCGACATCGCCGAAAACCGCGCCTCGAACCCATTTGTAAATAGGAAAAGCAATCTCCACGGGGGTAACGACCAGTGCAAGATTACCCCCTACCACATTACCCGTCTCGTTTTTCGGCGAGAGATCCTCACGATCATATCCTCTGACAGTACGGATCCGGTTCTGGCCTATGACAAACCGTTCCTGGGTTGGTATTCTATCGGAAGCGGTAAAAGCGGACAGAGCGATTCCGGAATTGACACGTGATATAAGGGTCCATGATGATCGAAAAAGCGGCATAAACGACTGGGCATCAATCCAGCTTTTCCAGAACCCGCTGCTTTCATCTTTCAACGGTCCGGCAAGTTCAGTATCCATCTGAAGAGCCAATCCCGAACGGGCGAATCCCACGGTAGTGCGGCGGGACTCGAAATCGATTCCTGTTCCCACAGCCAGAAATCGATTGACACTCTGTATATCCGCGGGTCCCGCGGGGTCGATACTGTTTCCATTCTCAAATCGTGTCCACCACTGCAATCGAGTCCGTTGTGCAGGATACATACTCATCCCGATACGGCCGCCGGTAAAGGCGCCTTCGTAGTTGATCCTGTCCCGCCGCCCCAGAAATAATTCGATATCGACCAGAAAAAACGGTACCGTGAGAAGGGGAAAGGAGTACTGGAGCTGAAGATTCTGAAATTCGGTGGCCGCATCGATATTCAGAGCGATCGCGTGTCCTCTGCCGAAGAGATTGGCATAGAGGATGGCTCCGGTGACACCGTATCCTGCAAACTGCTCCCATCCCCCGCTGAGACGGTATTTCAGCATCTCGGTCTCTTCCAGCTCAACATACACCGGAGCATACACGATATCGACCCTGTAGGGAGCAACCAGGGTGTCTTCTGCTTCGACGGCAATCCAGTCGAACAGGCCGGTTGTATTCAGCCGCCGCTGCGACTGTTCCAGCTTTTCGGAAGTTAATGTATCACCGGGCTCAAACAACAGGCTGCGGTCGATCACTGAAGGCCGTACTTTATTGAGGCCGGTGATATCGATTGTTCCCGCACGCACGATTGGTCCCGGTTCGACGGCAAAAACAACCGTGCCCCCCTCATCCCCGGGCATGCGTTCGAAATAATGGTCCACCTCTGCAAAGAGATAGCCTTCACCGGTATAAAATTCACGCAACCGTCCGGCATCGTCACGAAGCTCCGAGGGGACCAACAAATCACCCGTCGTTACCTCAAACTGCTGCTTCAGTACCGAATCGGGAAAAAGGGTATTACCGCTCACCCATAGCGAATCAACGGCGATCCGGGAATTCTCCTCGATCGCAATTGTAATCGCCACTTCCATTTCGGAAGTATCACGGTATATCGTATCCAGTCGAATGTCGGCATCGAGATATCCCCGGTCGTAATATACCGCTTTAATCGAATCGAGGTCATCCATCAGCTGCAGAAAGGAAAACCGGCGGCATTTCCAGAATCGCGATGGCAGTGTTGTCATATGTTTCAACAACTGCTGTCTCCCCAGTACTGAATTGCCGGTAAAGGTAATTTTTTCAACACTCCACTCGCCGTCACAACCACCATGAGCCGACAGGACATTCTGGAACAGGAAGAACAGAATAAAAATTTCAGGAAGCCAATGAGCAAGGATTGATTGAGGAAGACTGGCTGATGGTTTCGATATCGTGTGCATACGCTCTTCCTTATGGTTGATGTGCTGTTCAAGTCATAGGTTTCTCCTTCCCGCTCGACCGGAACAGGTTGGTACCTGCTCCTATTGCCATTTTCTCCGGGGCCGGGGCCTGACACGGAAAAAGTTTACGGTTGCGATACCCATCAGAAATCCGCCGATATGGGCCCAGAACGCCACGCCCCCGCCGCCGTCCATCCCGATTGTCGGCAGTGCAGAAAAGAGCTGGAGCATAAACCAGTATCCCAAAACGAAAATGGCAGGGATATCGATACGGGCAACATAAAATCCCAGAAAAATCAAAATTTCTATTTTGGCCCGGGGATAGAGTATCGCATAGGCCCCCATTACCCCTCCTATTGCACCCGAAGCGCCCACCATGGGAACAACACTCGATGGAGTGATTGTCAATTGCGCGGCCGCGGCGATAAGACCGGAGAGAAGATAGACCAGTATGAATTTAAACCGCCCAAAAGCATCTTCAACATTATCCCCGAATATCCACAGAAACCACATGTTACTGATTATATGAAGCCATCCCGCATGGAGAAACATGGATGAAAAAAGGGTGGACCAGTTGGGCGACTCTCCGATCATGCATCCAAACGTTCTGCTGACCGGAATGATTGTCCCGGGAGCGGCGGTACCCAGAAGCTCTCCGGGAATGAGACCAAAATTGCATATTGATTTTATGAGAAATGGATGGGCGCCGAACCGCTGAACCGCACCCCATATAAAACAATTGATACCAATGATTATCCACGTCACAATCGGCTTCTTTAAAGTCGGATTATTATCGCGAATTGGAAACATGGACTCCCCCTGCAAGAGCCGACTCCTTGGTGATTGCAAATACTCTCCATTACAGTTTCGTAAAACGCAAAGTATATGCCACACCCATACGCTCATATTTCACTGCCGATTTCCCCTTTACTAAAAGTTGTTTTGCGTTCCTGCGATTCATTTGCGAAAGCGGAAATCCGCCGACTCCACTCTTTCACCCTTTTTTAAAGTGGAAAACCACGAAACCGGCATACTGTTTGCAGGAGTAAGGAACGCCGATTTCAGAAAGGAAGGCACTATGCAGCAACGACAACCAGGTCATCTTTCATTTCCACAGATCGTGAAGTCCCCGGCTGCCGAGGAGCGGTTTATTGCGCCCGAAAGATATCCCAAGACATTTTCACTTAAGGGGTTTGTAAATCTCGTAACCGCCTCGCCCCGGACACAACGGAAGCTTCTCAGTTCCTACAAGCACCCCCGGCCCGGCGAACCGGGTGTGAGGATCATTTACTATGAAGAATGCCGTTATACGATCAAAGCTTTTCACCGTCTTGGGGAAGAACCCGGCTGGCTGCACATGCAGGGGGAACATCTCCAACGCCTTGCATCGGGAAACATCGGCAATACCCAATCCCGTCTCCTGCACAATGCCGATGTTCTCAGGTCCTATGCCCAAAACTTCGGCAACAGGAACTATGAACTCCTCGATAGCATGAACTTTCATCTTATGCTCGATGATATCATTGTTGCATTCTATCCCGACATGCACGTGCGTGAAGGTAACAGGGAGAAAATAATTAAATTCGAATTCGGAAAAAGCCGGGCTTCGGAAGACTATATCCGTATACTCTGCACTTGCATGTATGAGTCCGTTATGCGAAATGGAAAAGTTCTCCCGGAGTCATCGGTGCTCTATCAGGATATTCCCCACGGCATAGAACACCGTGCCTCCAAACACCGAGCCCGCCTCTGGGCCGACATCGAAGCTACCAGCAGGACGATTACGGATATATGGGACAATGTGTAAAGAGCATGAGGATGAACTGCGTCGTAAGTAAGCGGAAGCCCCGCTTCGCTGGACACCCTCGAGAGGAGACAATGAGCTGTCCCGTGGTTATCCGCGATCTTGTTTTTGCTTTTGTTTGATTCCGAGAACATAGACTGATGCGATTCCGGCGAGGAACCCCCCGATATGAGCCCAGAAAGCAACACCACCGGTGGCGGTGCCGATTGTGGGCAGTGCGGAGATAAGTTGGATAAAAAACCAGTATCCGAGCATAAAAATGGCCGGCACATCGATACGGGTTATAAAAAATCCCAGGAACACAAGCATTTCGACCCGCGCACGGGGAAAGAGTACGGCATAGGCGCCCATAATACCTCCTATTGCTCCTGATGCCCCTACCATGGGGATAGTGCTTGATGGATTTATCATAATCTGCGCGCCGGCGGCGACAAGACCCGAAAGAAGATAAACAATAATGTATTTAACCTTACCAAAGGTATCTTCAATATTATCACCAAATACCC is part of the Chitinivibrionales bacterium genome and encodes:
- a CDS encoding rhomboid family intramembrane serine protease, with the protein product MSVWVWHILCVLRNCNGEYLQSPRSRLLQGESMFPIRDNNPTLKKPIVTWIIIGINCFIWGAVQRFGAHPFLIKSICNFGLIPGELLGTAAPGTIIPVSRTFGCMIGESPNWSTLFSSMFLHAGWLHIISNMWFLWIFGDNVEDAFGRFKFILVYLLSGLIAAAAQLTITPSSVVPMVGASGAIGGVMGAYAILYPRAKIEILIFLGFYVARIDIPAIFVLGYWFMLQLFSALPTIGMDGGGGVAFWAHIGGFLMGIATVNFFRVRPRPRRKWQ
- a CDS encoding rhomboid family intramembrane serine protease; amino-acid sequence: MFPLRDDNPTIHTPVITYVIIGINAAVWILIQGLGTQPALIKSVCNYGLIPGELLGTVPAGTQIPISKGVACTIDRSPDWFTLVSSMFMHGGWLHIIGNMWFLWVFGDNIEDTFGKVKYIIVYLLSGLVAAGAQIMINPSSTIPMVGASGAIGGIMGAYAVLFPRARVEMLVFLGFFITRIDVPAIFMLGYWFFIQLISALPTIGTATGGVAFWAHIGGFLAGIASVYVLGIKQKQKQDRG
- a CDS encoding BamA/TamA family outer membrane protein → MHTISKPSASLPQSILAHWLPEIFILFFLFQNVLSAHGGCDGEWSVEKITFTGNSVLGRQQLLKHMTTLPSRFWKCRRFSFLQLMDDLDSIKAVYYDRGYLDADIRLDTIYRDTSEMEVAITIAIEENSRIAVDSLWVSGNTLFPDSVLKQQFEVTTGDLLVPSELRDDAGRLREFYTGEGYLFAEVDHYFERMPGDEGGTVVFAVEPGPIVRAGTIDITGLNKVRPSVIDRSLLFEPGDTLTSEKLEQSQRRLNTTGLFDWIAVEAEDTLVAPYRVDIVYAPVYVELEETEMLKYRLSGGWEQFAGYGVTGAILYANLFGRGHAIALNIDAATEFQNLQLQYSFPLLTVPFFLVDIELFLGRRDRINYEGAFTGGRIGMSMYPAQRTRLQWWTRFENGNSIDPAGPADIQSVNRFLAVGTGIDFESRRTTVGFARSGLALQMDTELAGPLKDESSGFWKSWIDAQSFMPLFRSSWTLISRVNSGIALSAFTASDRIPTQERFVIGQNRIRTVRGYDREDLSPKNETGNVVGGNLALVVTPVEIAFPIYKWVRGAVFGDVGYVWPKVDSFSPGDMQWGVGAGIRVTLAMGTVGLDYGVPLNDEKDGMIHLSVDVPVIR